The following are encoded in a window of uncultured Pseudomonas sp. genomic DNA:
- a CDS encoding lipocalin family protein, protein MRWLAVLVAAVTLLGCANSGTGVVPPKTVERVDLQRYQGTWYEQARLPMFFQRHCAQSEARYTLQEDGAIGVTNRCRTFDGDIQQVQGQAVPQVPGETSKLWVRFDNWVSNLLPGLTKGEYWVLYLDDDYQAALVGHPNRQYLWLLTRDQELSAPTRATLLEEARRRGYDTAELIWRRSDVPAPL, encoded by the coding sequence ATGCGCTGGCTGGCGGTGCTGGTCGCAGCGGTAACGCTGCTAGGTTGTGCCAACTCAGGCACCGGGGTGGTGCCGCCGAAAACCGTAGAGCGGGTTGATCTGCAGCGTTATCAGGGCACTTGGTATGAGCAGGCGCGTTTGCCGATGTTCTTCCAGCGCCATTGTGCGCAGTCCGAGGCCAGGTATACGCTGCAAGAAGATGGGGCGATTGGCGTGACTAACCGCTGCCGCACCTTCGATGGCGATATTCAGCAGGTGCAGGGCCAGGCCGTACCTCAGGTGCCAGGCGAAACCAGCAAGCTTTGGGTGCGTTTCGACAACTGGGTGAGCAACCTACTGCCGGGGCTGACCAAAGGAGAGTACTGGGTGCTCTATCTGGATGACGACTACCAGGCTGCACTGGTCGGGCATCCCAACCGCCAGTACCTGTGGCTGTTGACGCGTGATCAGGAACTCAGCGCGCCAACCCGCGCGACCCTGCTCGAAGAAGCGCGCCGCCGTGGTTATGACACCGCTGAGCTGATCTGGCGGCGCAGCGATGTGCCAGCGCCGCTTTAA
- the bamE gene encoding outer membrane protein assembly factor BamE — protein MSLRVAALLAGCLLLAACNKVNQDNYAKLKPGMSKVEVENLLGKPSECAGALGISSCTWGDEQRFISVQYAGEQVLLFSGKGLK, from the coding sequence ATGTCTCTGCGCGTCGCCGCACTACTTGCCGGCTGCCTATTGTTAGCGGCTTGCAACAAGGTTAATCAGGATAATTACGCCAAGCTCAAGCCAGGTATGAGCAAGGTTGAGGTCGAGAACTTGCTCGGTAAGCCTTCCGAATGCGCAGGTGCCTTGGGCATCTCCAGCTGCACATGGGGCGATGAGCAGCGCTTTATCAGCGTGCAGTACGCCGGTGAGCAGGTCTTGCTGTTTTCCGGCAAGGGGCTGAAGTGA
- a CDS encoding DUF924 family protein: MQPWQPLLDWWFGPGVTAAEVAASRTALWFAKQDQQDDQAREQFAGLVEQALAGQLQGWPREPQGWLATLLLLDQLPRMIFRNTPRAFAGDALARPLSLHGLSQGWDQQLLPIQRVFVYLVLEHAEELALQNQAVQLFSSLHQQAATAERELFAGYLDYAERHQQVIARFGRFPHRNHILARSSSREESAFLREPGSRF, from the coding sequence ATGCAGCCCTGGCAGCCGTTACTCGACTGGTGGTTCGGCCCCGGCGTAACGGCTGCCGAGGTGGCGGCCAGCCGCACAGCGCTTTGGTTTGCCAAGCAGGACCAACAGGATGATCAGGCCCGCGAGCAATTTGCTGGCCTGGTCGAGCAGGCTCTGGCGGGGCAGTTGCAAGGCTGGCCGCGTGAGCCGCAGGGCTGGCTGGCGACCTTGCTGTTGCTGGACCAGCTACCGCGCATGATCTTTCGCAACACCCCGCGTGCCTTTGCCGGCGATGCGCTGGCTCGCCCTTTGTCGTTGCATGGGCTGAGTCAGGGCTGGGATCAGCAGTTATTGCCGATTCAGCGCGTGTTCGTCTATCTGGTGCTGGAGCATGCCGAAGAGCTGGCGCTGCAGAATCAGGCCGTGCAGCTGTTCAGTAGCTTGCATCAGCAGGCTGCGACTGCTGAGCGTGAACTGTTTGCCGGCTACCTGGATTATGCCGAGCGCCACCAGCAGGTCATTGCCCGTTTTGGCCGTTTCCCTCACCGCAATCACATTCTCGCTCGCTCCTCCAGTCGCGAAGAATCTGCCTTTCTGCGGGAACCTGGCTCGCGCTTCTAG